Proteins encoded together in one Coffea arabica cultivar ET-39 chromosome 2c, Coffea Arabica ET-39 HiFi, whole genome shotgun sequence window:
- the LOC140035043 gene encoding pentatricopeptide repeat-containing protein At4g14850-like codes for MSSMTKIWRQSSLLKLLHQRLHQPFEFLKQIPECIFTYKFHSASRAENISLSDFDESTTFDPASVSYSKLLSELCKSKSLGPGLRIQAHLNKIGLNEDRAHRNHLINLYSKCGRFAYALKLIDESPEPDSVSWSSLISGYTQNGLGKEALLAFRWMHHLGIKSNEFALPSVLKACSISKDFVLGIQVHGIVVVSGFESHVYVANTLAVMYSKCGEFVDSRRLFDEIPERNVVSWNALFSSFTQINRFGEAVGLFQEMIAGGTMPDEFSLSTLLNACTGLGDIGQGQKIHGYLIKLNFDYDPFSLNALVDMYAKLGSLEDASAVFQEINHPDIVTWNSIIAGYALHEHHDQALQLFQQMTSSGIRPNVFTLSSALKACTGLRLQELGRQLHSLLLKMNSMDSFVSVGLIDMYSKCGLAEHARIVYDSMPEKDLIAVNAMISGYTQNGSHMEGLMLFVETSRKGMGFNQSTLVAILSCTASMQAISACKQFHALSVKSGLQSDAFVTNSLIDSYGKCSQTDDAARVFEEYSTIDLPSFTSIITAYAQCGQGEEALKLYQKLQGANAKPDSFVCASLLNACANLSAYEQGKQVHVHVLKYGFVSDIFAGNSLVNMYAKCGSLKDADRAFSEVSQRGIVSWSAMIGGLAQHGHGKKALLLFHEMLRDGVPPNHVTLVSVLCACNHAGLVTEAKRYFAMMEESFGIQPTQEHYACMIDIHGRAGKLKDAMDIVNKMPFAANARIWGALLSAARIHKNVEVGQNAAEMLLSLEPEKSSTHVLLANLYASVGSWENVAKVRRIMKENNVKKEPGISWIEVKDKIYTFIVGDQSHSRSKEIYAKLQELGDVMARAGYVPMIETDLHDVEQEVKELLLSHHSEKLAVAFALIATPPGAPIRVKKNIRICLDCHTAFKFICKIVSREIIVRDNNRFHHFSDGSCSCGDYW; via the coding sequence ATGAGTTCCATGACCAAGATTTGGCGCCAAAGTTCCCTGCTAAAGTTACTTCACCAACGGCTTCACCAGCCTTTTGAATTCCTCAAGCAAATCCCAGAATGTATTTTCACCTACAAATTTCACTCAGCCAGCCGAGCAGAGAATATCTCACTTTCAGACTTCGACGAAAGCACCACCTTTGATCCCGCCTCTGTTTCCTATTCAAAGCTATTGTCAGAACTCTGCAAATCCAAGTCTCTTGGGCCTGGTCTCCGAATCCAGGCTCACTTAAACAAAATTGGTTTAAACGAAGACCGAGCACATAGGAACCATTTGATAAATTTGTACTCCAAGTGTGGCCGTTTTGCGTATGCCCTGAAACTAATTGACGAAAGTCCTGAACCGGACTCGGTTTCCTGGTCTTCTTTGATATCAGGTTATACCCAAAATGGCCTTGGTAAAGAAGCCCTTTTGGCTTTTCGCTGGATGCATCATTTGGGTATTAAGAGTAATGAATTTGCTTTGCCTAGCGTACTTAAAGCATGTTCAATAAGTAAGGATTTTGTGCTAGGGATACAGGTTCATGGCATTGTGGTGGTTTCGGGGTTTGAGTCTCACGTTTATGTTGCAAATACCCTGGCTGTTATGTATTCAAAATGTGGTGAATTCGTGGATTCTAGGAGGTTATTTGATGAAATTCCGGAAAGGAACGTCGTGTCTTGGAATGCATTGTTTTCGTCCTTCACGCAAATCAATCGGTTTGGAGAAGCAGTGGGTTTGTTTCAAGAAATGATTGCTGGTGGCACTATGCCTGATGAGTTCAGTTTGTCAACTCTACTAAACGCTTGCACTGGATTAGGAGATATTGGTCAAGGGCAAAAAATTCATGGGTACTTGATTAAACTAAATTTTGATTATGATCCATTCTCTTTGAATGCACTTGTTGACATGTATGCAAAGCTGGGAAGTCTAGAAGATGCAAGTGCCGTTTTCCAGGAAATCAACCACCCAGATATAGTTACCTGGAATTCCATCATTGCTGGATATGCTCTTCATGAACATCATGACCAGGCCTTGCAGCTTTTTCAGCAGATGACGAGCTCAGGAATAAGGCCAAATGTATTCACCTTGTCAAGTGCTCTCAAAGCTTGTACTGGACTCAGGCTCCAAGAATTGGGCAGACAATTGCATTCTCTGCTGTTAAAAATGAATTCAATGGATTCATTTGTGAGTGTTGGACTTATTGATATGTACTCGAAGTGTGGCTTAGCTGAGCATGCAAGGATAGTTTATGATTCGATGCCAGAGAAGGATTTGATTGCAGTGAATGCCATGATCTCTGGGTATACACAGAATGGGTCACACATGGAGGGTCTAATGCTTTTTGTTGAGACATCTAGGAAAGGAATGGGATTTAACCAGTCAACTTTAGTAGCGATCTTGAGCTGTACTGCCAGCATGCAAGCAATCAGTGCCTGTAAGCAATTCCATGCTCTTTCTGTGAAGTCAGGGCTTCAATCAGATGCATTTGTCACAAATAGTTTGATTGATTCCTATGGGAAATGTAGCCAGACAGATGATGCCGCTAGAGTTTTTGAAGAATACTCTACCATAGACTTACCCTCATTTACATCTATCATAACAGCTTATGCTCAGTGTGGACAAGGTGAAGAAGCCCTGAAGCTCTACCAGAAGTTGCAAGGTGCAAATGCCAAGCCAGATTCATTTGTCTGCGCTTCTCTCCTGAATGCATGTGCAAATCTATCAGCATATGAGCAGGGAAAACAAGTCCATGTTCATGTCTTGAAATATGGATTTGTGTCAGATATATTTGCAGGGAATTCTCTTGTTAACATGTATGCCAAATGTGGGAGTTTAAAGGATGCTGATCGTGCATTCTCTGAAGTTTCTCAGAGAGGTATAGTATCATGGTCTGCCATGATTGGAGGACTTGCTCAACATGGGCATGGAAAGAAAGCTCTGTTATTATTTCATGAGATGCTTAGAGATGGTGTACCTCCTAATCATGTGACGCTAGTTAGTGTCCTTTGTGCATGTAATCACGCTGGTCTAGTAACAGAAGCTAAAAGGTACTTTGCAATGATGGAAGAGTCATTTGGGATTCAGCCAACACAAGAGCATTACGCCTGCATGATTGATATCCATGGAAGAGCAGGAAAATTGAAGGACGCAATGGATATTGTAAATAAGATGCCTTTTGCAGCTAATGCCAGGATCTGGGGAGCACTTCTTAGTGCTGCAAGAATCCATAAGAATGTAGAGGTGGGCCAAAATGCTGCTGAGATGCTTTTGAGTCTTGAACCAGAAAAATCCAGTACACACGTTCTTCTTGCAAACCTTTATGCATCAGTGGGATCATGGGAAAATGTAGCAAAagtgagaagaataatgaaagAAAACAATGTGAAAAAAGAGCCAGGGATAAGTTGGATAGAAGTGAAAGACAAGATTTACACTTTTATTGTTGGAGATCAAAGCCACTCAAGAAGTAAGGAAATATATGCTAAACTTCAGGAGCTGGGTGACGTTATGGCTAGAGCTGGCTATGTTCCCATGATAGAGACTGACCTCCATGACGTTGAACAGGAAGTAAAGGAGCTTCTTCTTTCCCACCACAGTGAGAAGCTTGCAGTAGCTTTTGCACTGATTGCAACTCCACCAGGAGCTCCCATTAGAGTGAAAAAGAATATTAGGATTTGTTTAGACTGTCATACAGCATTCAAGTTCATTTGTAAAATAGTTTCACGGGAGATTATAGTTAGAGATAACAATCGGTTCCACCATTTCAGTGATGGATCTTGTTCTTGCGGGGATTACTGGTAG
- the LOC113726054 gene encoding (+)-cis,trans-nepetalactol synthase NEPS1-like, whose amino-acid sequence MISKPSQIAKLQNKVAIVTGGASGLGEETARRFAEHGARAVVIADIQEEKGQQVAESIGLHCCTFIKCDVADEEQVKSLVDSTVERHGQLDIMFSNAGIVSKCMQDILTFDLSAYEKLFSVNVRGMAACVKHAGRVMVEGGVKGSIICTASVMANYGTGAAIDYVMSKHAVQGLIRCASKGLGEHGIRVNCVAPGPVATPMICGRLQMSAEDTERCFEAEFAIKKSGFLKARHVADAVLFLASDDSVFVTGHSLAVDAGYIPTN is encoded by the coding sequence ATGATCAGCAAACCTTCACAAATCGCGAAGCTGCAGAATAAAGTCGCCATTGTAACCGGCGGCGCAAGCGGCCTAGGGGAGGAAACTGCCCGTCGTTTCGCCGAGCACGGTGCAAGAGCAGTGGTGATTGCGGACATTCAAGAGGAAAAAGGGCAGCAAGTAGCCGAGTCAATCGGCCTGCATTGCTGCACGTTCATCAAGTGCGACGTGGCGGACGAGGAGCAAGTCAAGTCCCTCGTGGATTCAACCGTCGAGAGGCACGGACAACTGGATATCATGTTCAGCAATGCTGGGATCGTCAGCAAATGCATGCAGGACATCTTGACTTTCGATCTGAGTGCTTATGAAAAGCTCTTCTCCGTCAACGTCCGCGGCATGGCGGCGTGCGTGAAGCACGCGGGCCGTGTCATGGTGGAGGGCGGCGTTAAGGGAAGCATAATTTGCACGGCTAGTGTTATGGCAAATTATGGCACCGGGGCGGCTATAGATTACGTGATGTCCAAGCATGCCGTTCAGGGGTTGATTAGGTGTGCTAGTAAAGGGCTAGGTGAGCATGGGATACGGGTGAACTGTGTGGCGCCGGGTCCGGTGGCTACTCCGATGATTTGCGGCCGGCTTCAGATGAGTGCGGAGGACACGGAGAGGTGTTTTGAGGCTGAGTTCGCTATCAAGAAATCAGGATTTCTGAAGGCCAGACATGTAGCAGATGCGGTGTTGTTTTTGGCAAGTGATGACTCTGTCTTTGTTACGGGGCATAGTTTGGCGGTGGATGCTGGCTATATACCTACCAATTGA
- the LOC113726055 gene encoding (+)-cis,trans-nepetalactol synthase NEPS2, whose translation MAQQPSSITKKLEAKVAVVTGGASGIGEATARLFANHGAKVVIADIQDEKGRTVAESIGSKNCSYVRCDVADEEQVQRMIDSTIQTYGQLDVMFSNAGVFSKSNQLVIDLDFSELDQLFAINVRGMTACVKHAAKAMVERGVKGSIVCTASIAATTAGEVSTDYYMSKHAVLGLMRCASKQLGPHGIRVNAVSPFVVATPLACNYFHMDVEELEKIHQPQTSLKEAILKVDHVADAALFLASDDSTFITGHNLVVDGGCTV comes from the coding sequence ATGGCGCAACAACCTTCTAGCATCACCAAAAAGCTGGAAGCCAAAGTTGCCGTCGTAACAGGTGGTGCTAGCGGCATCGGCGAGGCAACTGCTCGACTTTTTGCCAACCATGGTGCCAAAGTTGTGATCGCTGACATCCAAGACGAAAAGGGCCGAACCGTGGCTGAATCGATTGGTTCAAAAAACTGCAGCTATGTCCGTTGTGATGTAGCTGATGAAGAGCAAGTCCAGAGAATGATAGATTCAACCATCCAAACTTACGGCCAACTAGATGTCATGTTCAGCAATGCTGGAGTATTTAGCAAGTCAAATCAATTGGTGATCGATCTTGACTTCTCAGAACTTGATCAACTCTTTGCTATCAACGTACGAGGCATGACGGCATGTGTAAAACATGCTGCAAAAGCGATGGTGGAAAGGGGAGTAAAGGGCAGCATAGTTTGCACGGCGAGTATAGCAGCCACTACAGCTGGAGAAGTTTCGACAGATTATTACATGTCGAAACATGCAGTTCTGGGGCTGATGAGATGTGCTAGTAAGCAGTTGGGGCCACATGGGATTAGAGTCAACGCTGTTTCACCATTTGTTGTTGCTACACCATTAGCGTGCAACTATTTTCATATGGATGTTGAGGAATTAGAGAAGATTCATCAGCCTCAGACTTCCTTGAAAGAAGCTATACTGAAAGTTGATCATGTTGCTGATGCTGCTTTATTCCTTGCCTCCGATGATTCTACATTTATCACAGGGCATAATCTTGTGGTTGATGGTGGATGCACAGTTTAA